In Mycolicibacterium alvei, a single window of DNA contains:
- a CDS encoding 2-oxoacid:ferredoxin oxidoreductase subunit beta, protein MTDLIGADLGLTDAAPTKNALVPTTDQPQKGKDFTSDQEVRWCPGCGDYVILNTIRNFLPELGLKRENIAFISGIGCSSRFPYYLETYGFHSIHGRAPTIATGLALARPDLSVWVVTGDGDSLSIGGNHLIHALRRNINITILLFNNRIYGLTKGQYSPTSEVGKVTKSTPMGSLDYPFNPVSLALGAEATFVGRALDSDRKGLSEVLRGAAEHRGAALVEIMQDCPIFNDGSFDALRKEGAEERLINVSHGEPIKFGVDGEYCVVKSGYGLEVAKTAEVAADDIVVHNAEIDDPAYAFALSRLSEQNLDHMVMGIFRKVSRPTYDDAARQQVNTAIESKPHDTAALQSLLRGKDTWTVD, encoded by the coding sequence ATGACTGACCTGATCGGCGCAGACCTGGGGCTGACAGACGCGGCTCCGACCAAGAACGCCCTGGTGCCCACCACCGACCAACCGCAGAAGGGCAAGGACTTCACCAGCGACCAGGAGGTCCGCTGGTGCCCGGGTTGCGGTGACTACGTCATCCTCAACACCATCCGCAACTTCCTGCCGGAGCTGGGTCTGAAGCGCGAGAACATCGCGTTCATCAGCGGCATCGGCTGCTCGAGCCGGTTCCCGTACTACCTGGAGACCTACGGCTTCCACTCGATCCACGGGCGCGCCCCGACCATCGCCACCGGTCTGGCGTTGGCCCGGCCGGACCTGTCGGTGTGGGTCGTCACCGGCGACGGTGACTCGCTGTCGATCGGTGGTAATCACCTGATCCACGCGTTGCGCCGCAACATCAACATCACGATCCTGCTGTTCAACAACCGGATCTACGGCCTGACCAAGGGGCAGTACTCGCCGACCTCGGAGGTCGGCAAGGTCACCAAGTCCACCCCGATGGGCTCGCTGGACTACCCGTTCAACCCGGTGTCGCTGGCGCTGGGGGCCGAGGCCACCTTCGTGGGCCGTGCACTGGACTCCGACCGCAAGGGCCTGTCCGAGGTGCTGCGCGGCGCGGCCGAGCACCGCGGTGCCGCCCTGGTGGAGATCATGCAGGACTGCCCGATCTTCAACGACGGGTCGTTCGACGCGCTGCGCAAGGAAGGTGCCGAGGAACGCCTGATCAACGTCAGCCACGGCGAGCCGATCAAGTTCGGTGTGGACGGCGAGTACTGCGTGGTCAAGTCTGGCTACGGACTCGAGGTGGCCAAGACCGCCGAGGTCGCCGCCGACGACATCGTGGTGCACAACGCCGAGATCGACGATCCCGCTTATGCATTCGCGCTGTCACGGTTGAGCGAGCAGAACCTCGATCACATGGTGATGGGCATCTTCCGGAAGGTCAGCCGACCGACCTACGACGACGCCGCGCGTCAGCAGGTCAACACGGCCATCGAATCCAAGCCCCATGACACCGCGGCTCTGCAATCCTTGCTGCGTGGCAAAGACACCTGGACTGTCGACTGA
- the mobA gene encoding molybdenum cofactor guanylyltransferase codes for MGRDKATLPFDGSTMVEHVVAAVSTRCAPVFVIAAPGQPLPELRAEVLRDEVRGVGPLVATGRGLRAVAEAGLERAFVCAVDMPYLNSELIGVLAAAADRVPADIVLPWDGRAHYLAGIYRSALTEQIAVLVRAGRRSMRALAESVDTQRIVMPPQRALTNVNTAADLP; via the coding sequence ATGGGGCGCGACAAGGCGACGCTGCCGTTTGACGGTTCGACGATGGTCGAGCATGTGGTCGCCGCCGTGAGTACGCGGTGCGCACCGGTTTTTGTCATCGCCGCACCCGGCCAGCCGCTGCCTGAACTGCGGGCTGAGGTGCTGCGCGACGAGGTGCGGGGGGTGGGGCCGCTGGTCGCGACCGGCCGTGGGCTGCGTGCCGTCGCCGAAGCCGGCCTGGAGCGCGCCTTCGTCTGCGCGGTCGACATGCCGTATCTGAATTCCGAACTGATCGGTGTCCTGGCGGCCGCGGCCGACCGGGTGCCCGCCGATATCGTGCTGCCCTGGGACGGCAGGGCCCATTACCTGGCGGGGATCTATCGCAGCGCGCTCACCGAGCAGATCGCGGTCCTGGTGCGTGCCGGCCGGCGCAGCATGCGCGCGCTGGCCGAGTCCGTCGATACGCAGCGGATCGTGATGCCACCGCAGCGAGCGCTGACCAACGTCAACACGGCAGCCGATCTGCCCTGA